Proteins encoded within one genomic window of Lampris incognitus isolate fLamInc1 chromosome 19, fLamInc1.hap2, whole genome shotgun sequence:
- the LOC130129853 gene encoding OTU domain-containing protein 1, translated as MQLYSSALTHYPRASRKLSAAASSGAEQRPAAATSGPPAADEPQATPASHPATDTPSPADMPALSCYEATSVSPAYFTSTAEIIVRRPDGVEQSLPVHIVRGSRTKPSPDPYPTHGEATAARRGRHTDAVVDLMDALNGADLVANTFFGSGYANGPRIEERQRKVETPKGDPRGSVASVALERDLLHEGNVVETKQLTDETGRPCTGHAMPSEERRAFDLSVLQESTPQRGDISDKLTQYLAEVEKQNKYLQERNKYRFHIIPDGNCLYRAVCKAAYGEQSKHKELREQTMHHIADHLDEFNPIIEGDVGEFLIDAAQDGAWAGYPELLAMSQMLNVNIHLTTGGSLESPTVSTMVHYLGEEDCSKPAIWLSWLSSGHYDALLNRRLPNPEYEDWCRHSQMQKKRDEELAKSMAASLSRMYLEQNGHV; from the coding sequence ATGCAGCTGTACAGCAGCGCACTGACTCATTACCCGCGCGCCTCCCGGAAACTTTCAGCAGCGGCGTCGAGCggagcggagcagcgaccggcggCGGCGACATCGGGTCCTCCCGCTGCGGACGAACCGCAGGCTACTCCGGCCAGTCATCCGGCGACAGACACGCCGTCCCCCGCCGACATGCCCGCCCTGTCGTGCTACGAAGCCACATCGGTGAGTCCCGCTTACTTCACGTCGACGGCTGAAATAATAGTCCGTCGGCCCGATGGAGTTGAGCAGTCCTTGCCAGTCCACATCGTGAGGGGCTCCAGGACCAAACCATCACCGGACCCGTATCCAACACACGGCGAGGCCACGGCGGCGCGCAGGGGGCGCCACACCGACGCCGTGGTGGACTTGATGGATGCTTTGAACGGAGCGGATCTGGTGGCAAACACGTTTTTCGGCAGTGGTTACGCCAACGGGCCCCGAATCGAGGAGCGCCAGAGGAAAGTGGAAACTCCCAAAGGGGATCCGAGAGGCTCGGTGGCCAGTGTGGCCCTCGAAAGAGACTTGTTGCATGAAGGCAATGTCGTAGAAACAAAGCAGCTCACGGATGAAACTGGCCGGCCGTGCACGGGCCATGCCATGCCATCCGAGGAAAGAAGGGCCTTTGACCTGAGCGTCCTGCAAGAGTCAACCCCACAGAGAGGTGACATCAGTGACAAGTTAACCCAGTACCTGGCGGAAGTGGAGAAACAGAACAAATACCTGCAGGAGAGGAACAAGTACAGATTCCACATCATCCCGGATGGGAACTGCCTATACAGAGCCGTGTGCAAGGCCGCCTATGGGGAGCAGTCAAAGCACAAGGAGCTGAGGGAGCAGACCATGCATCACATAGCTGACCACCTGGATGAGTTTAACCCCATCATCGAAGGGGATGTGGGGGAGTTCCTCATTGATGCGGCACAGGATGGCGCTTGGGCGGGCTACCCTGAACTCCTAGCCATGAGCCAGATGCTGAACGTCAACATCCACCTCACAACCGGGGGCAGCTTGGAGAGTCCCACCGTCTCCACCATGGTCCACTACCTGGGCGAGGAGGACTGCTCAAAGCCGGCCATCTGGCTGAGTTGGCTCAGCAGTGGTCACTACGACGCCCTGCTAAACAGGCGTCTCCCCAACCCGGAGTACGAGGACTGGTGCCGCCACTCACAGATGCAAAAGAAACGAGACGAGGAGCTGGCAAAGTCCATGGCAGCATCTCTGTCTCGAATGTACCTTGAACAAAACGGCCATGTGTGA